The nucleotide window ACACTTTGCACCCTTGTCGGAACGGCTGCGCTGTTTGCAGCACATGCAGCATCCGCTGCTCAGACCAGCTATCCTCTGACAATCGAGAATTGCGGTCAGATGGTGACCTTTGCCCAAGCGCCCAAGAAGGCGGTGGCACTGGGGCAGAACAGCGCCGAGATCCTGCTGCTTCTGGGGCTGGAAGACAGGCTGGCGGCATCGGCCTTCTGGCCTACCAAGGTCTTGCCCGAGCTTGAAAAGGCCAATGAAAAGGTCACTTTGCTGACCGTAGAAATGCCAACGCTCGAGGCGATCCTCGCCCAGAAGCCAGATTTCGTAACCGCCGCGCTGCCCAGCCTTATGGGGGCCAACAGCAAGGTTTCCAAACGCGAGGATTTTGCCGCGCTCGACATCCCCAACTATATCTCGCCCAGCGCCTGTGTTACGAAGAAGGACACCGGTGAGGCCTATGGCAGCCGCGATGCCCTGTGGAACATGGAGCTTCTCTATCAAGAGATAGACGAACTGGCGCAGATCTTCGATGTCGAGGAGCGCGGCCAGACCCTGATCAGCAGCTTGCGCAGCCGAGAGGCCGCATTGCGGAACAGATTCACCAACAGGCCCGATCTCAGCTTCCTGTTCTGGTTCTCCAGCCCCTCGGTCGACGACAACGCCTATCTGGGAGGCGGATTTGGCCCTTCGGCCTATATCGCCGATCTTCTTGGCGGGCACAATGCGATCAAGACCAAGGCCGATTGGCCAACGGTAGGCTGGGAAGGCATCATCGCGGCCAATCCGACCGTGTTTGTGGTCGCCGAGCTGGACCGGAACCGCTGGGAGCTGGACCAGGCCGCGGCCAAGATCAAGTATCTCACCACAGACCCCACTGTCAGCAAGATGCCTGCGGTTGAGGGTGGGCGCATCGTGACGATGAATGGGGCCGCAATGAATCCGAGCATCCGGACGATCTACGGGGCCGAGGAAGTCGCAAGACAGCTCGAAACCATAAGGCTGCCCGAATAGGATGAAGGTGCGCATAGCGAACAGTCCCCTTTGGCTCGCCCTCTTCGCCCTGCTCACGGGCGCAGCACTGCTGCTTGCCATTGCTGCGGCCGCAGGCATCGGAGACTTCCGGGTTCCGCTTGGTCATGTCTTTCTGGCGGTCACCAACGGGCTCGGGCTGACCGATGCGGAGCTCGACCGGATCGAGGAAAGCGTCGTCTGGAATCTGCGCCTCAGCCGTGCTCTGGTCGCGGCGCTCTGTGGCGCGGGCCTCGCCATCAGCGGTGCCATTCTGCAATCACTGCTGCGCAATCCGCTCGCCGAGCCTTTCGTGCTCGGCGTTTCGGCGGGAGCCTCGACGGGTGCGGTCAGTGTCATCGTGCTTGGCCTTGGTGCGGGAAGCATTTCGCTCTCACTCGGAGCCTTTGGCGGTGCCTTTGCCGCCTTCGGCTTCGTGGCGCTGCTGACCAGAGGGGGCACCAGCGGGGCGGGGCAGACAATCCTTGCGGGCGTTGCCGCCTCGCAGCTGTTCAATGCGCTTACCTCCTATATCGTTGCCACTTCGGCAAGCGCCCAGCAGGCACGGGACGTCATGTTTTGGCTGCTGGGCAGCTTTGGCGGCGTGCGCTGGCCGGACTTCTATCTGCTGCTTGTCGTCATCATTGTCAGCCTTGTCCTTTGCCTGCGCCATGCCCGCACGCTTGACGCCTTTGTCTTCGGCGACGAAGACGCGGCCGCCCTCGGCATCAACACAGCAAAAGTGCGGCTGGTGCTGTTTGGCGTCACCGCCCTGATGACGGCGACAATTGTCAGCATGGTCGGGGCAATCGGCTTTGTCGGGCTGGTCGTCCCCCACTCCGTGCGCTTTCTTGTCGGCCCGATGCATATGCGGCTGCTACCTGCAACCGCCATCAGCGGTGCCCTGTTCATGGTGCTGGCC belongs to uncultured Cohaesibacter sp. and includes:
- a CDS encoding ABC transporter substrate-binding protein, translating into MVTKTLCTLVGTAALFAAHAASAAQTSYPLTIENCGQMVTFAQAPKKAVALGQNSAEILLLLGLEDRLAASAFWPTKVLPELEKANEKVTLLTVEMPTLEAILAQKPDFVTAALPSLMGANSKVSKREDFAALDIPNYISPSACVTKKDTGEAYGSRDALWNMELLYQEIDELAQIFDVEERGQTLISSLRSREAALRNRFTNRPDLSFLFWFSSPSVDDNAYLGGGFGPSAYIADLLGGHNAIKTKADWPTVGWEGIIAANPTVFVVAELDRNRWELDQAAAKIKYLTTDPTVSKMPAVEGGRIVTMNGAAMNPSIRTIYGAEEVARQLETIRLPE
- a CDS encoding iron chelate uptake ABC transporter family permease subunit → MRIANSPLWLALFALLTGAALLLAIAAAAGIGDFRVPLGHVFLAVTNGLGLTDAELDRIEESVVWNLRLSRALVAALCGAGLAISGAILQSLLRNPLAEPFVLGVSAGASTGAVSVIVLGLGAGSISLSLGAFGGAFAAFGFVALLTRGGTSGAGQTILAGVAASQLFNALTSYIVATSASAQQARDVMFWLLGSFGGVRWPDFYLLLVVIIVSLVLCLRHARTLDAFVFGDEDAAALGINTAKVRLVLFGVTALMTATIVSMVGAIGFVGLVVPHSVRFLVGPMHMRLLPATAISGALFMVLADIVSRVIVPQQTLPIGVVTALVGVPFFSFLLYRGRYRT